One segment of Methanobacterium formicicum DNA contains the following:
- a CDS encoding L-threonylcarbamoyladenylate synthase codes for MKLIKVDPENPEKEKMALIRDTLGGGGTVVYPTDTVYGLGASIFREEAVLKVYNMKGRSLNKPVSICLSTIEDIKNITYLDQYKEEIIQKILPGPYTLILNKKEIVPSLITAGMDKIGVRIPDNAICQELSREFPITTTSANLSGHPSPKSATEVQRELGDQPDIIIDSGPCSGGISSTVLDLTVNPPKIRREGAGMEKLLQVLEG; via the coding sequence ATGAAACTCATTAAAGTTGATCCTGAAAATCCGGAAAAGGAGAAAATGGCCCTGATCAGGGATACTCTAGGTGGTGGGGGAACTGTGGTCTACCCTACCGACACAGTATACGGGTTAGGTGCCAGTATATTCCGTGAAGAAGCGGTTTTAAAGGTTTACAATATGAAGGGAAGATCTTTAAACAAGCCAGTTTCAATCTGCCTCTCTACCATAGAGGACATCAAAAATATAACCTACCTGGATCAGTATAAGGAGGAGATAATCCAGAAAATCCTCCCGGGACCTTACACCCTTATTTTAAATAAGAAAGAAATAGTTCCCTCCCTCATCACAGCAGGAATGGATAAAATAGGTGTTAGAATACCAGATAATGCTATATGTCAAGAACTTTCCCGTGAATTTCCCATCACCACCACCAGTGCCAACCTCTCTGGTCATCCCTCTCCTAAATCTGCTACGGAAGTACAAAGGGAACTGGGGGATCAGCCCGATATCATAATTGATTCCGGTCCCTGCAGTGGTGGAATCTCCTCCACAGTGTTGGATCTTACCGTGAACCCTCCCAAAATCAGGAGGGAAGGTGCGGGGATGGAAAAACTTCTCCAAGTACTGGAAGGTTAA
- the pgsA gene encoding archaetidylinositol phosphate synthase, protein MLNKLRPQFQRLINPLAGRISLHPNILTVIGLLVSLFAAYAFARGNLLAGGLLILLSGFFDVIDGAVARNNNTKSKFGGFLDSTCDRFADAFIIIGIIYGGFVNWFWGILALLAALSVSYIRARAEVEGIKCDVGIAERAERLFIILGGAFIGYFTNPQLVMTLAILLIVVLGYITVLQRIYHSWKELKNL, encoded by the coding sequence ATGCTTAATAAACTTCGGCCCCAATTCCAAAGATTGATCAACCCCCTGGCAGGAAGAATCAGTTTGCACCCTAACATTCTAACGGTAATAGGGTTGTTAGTCAGTCTTTTTGCAGCCTACGCATTTGCACGTGGAAACCTCCTGGCAGGAGGTCTTTTAATACTCTTAAGCGGTTTTTTTGACGTGATTGACGGTGCTGTGGCCCGAAACAATAACACCAAAAGCAAGTTCGGGGGTTTCCTGGATTCTACCTGCGATCGCTTTGCTGACGCATTCATAATCATCGGTATCATCTACGGTGGATTCGTGAACTGGTTCTGGGGAATTTTAGCATTACTCGCCGCATTAAGTGTGAGTTATATCCGGGCTCGGGCCGAAGTAGAAGGAATTAAATGTGATGTGGGGATAGCAGAACGGGCCGAGCGCCTGTTTATAATTCTAGGCGGTGCCTTCATAGGTTACTTCACCAACCCCCAGTTGGTCATGACCCTGGCCATTCTCCTCATTGTGGTACTGGGATACATAACTGTCCTGCAACGTATCTATCACTCCTGGAAGGAACTTAAAAATCTTTAA
- a CDS encoding DUF357 domain-containing protein yields MDAIERIEKDLELFAKNIKEVESIKIHDREKKIVEMAQNYRDDTEYYLKQKDHLTSFGCITYAHGLLDAVRLQHDLIIDE; encoded by the coding sequence ATGGATGCAATAGAACGGATTGAGAAAGATTTAGAGCTTTTTGCAAAAAATATAAAAGAAGTGGAATCCATAAAAATCCATGACCGAGAAAAAAAAATCGTGGAAATGGCCCAGAACTACCGGGATGACACTGAGTACTACCTTAAGCAAAAGGATCATTTAACCTCTTTCGGTTGCATAACCTACGCACACGGACTTTTAGACGCAGTAAGGCTTCAGCACGACCTTATTATTGATGAATAA
- a CDS encoding TIGR00153 family protein, with amino-acid sequence MRKIFGKESEVEKHSREHVELVFECVKKLKEIMPPFYMGEFDILDAKVIEMSILETKADEVRRVMEIEFFKGAFLPFDREDRIILAELVDNVADMTQEAAYGISLSRITFPPHYKDDFEELVDEVIDSIAVLKECIELLDVDLGQALKKAHEVEEREIKVDMIERRILKKLYQSYRDEEFGILRLLELKNMVTRLGNIVDQAEDASDRVPIIAAKRKG; translated from the coding sequence ATGAGGAAGATCTTTGGCAAAGAGTCAGAGGTGGAAAAACATTCCCGTGAGCATGTTGAATTAGTTTTTGAATGTGTTAAAAAGCTAAAAGAAATAATGCCACCCTTTTACATGGGAGAATTTGATATTTTAGATGCCAAAGTCATAGAAATGTCCATACTGGAAACTAAAGCCGACGAAGTTCGCCGGGTCATGGAGATTGAATTTTTCAAGGGAGCTTTCCTCCCCTTTGATCGTGAAGATCGGATAATACTGGCCGAACTGGTGGATAACGTTGCGGATATGACCCAGGAAGCAGCCTACGGAATAAGTCTAAGCAGGATCACCTTCCCCCCTCATTATAAGGATGATTTTGAGGAACTGGTAGATGAAGTTATAGATTCCATTGCTGTTTTAAAGGAATGCATTGAACTTCTGGATGTGGATCTTGGACAAGCCCTTAAAAAAGCCCATGAAGTTGAAGAAAGGGAAATTAAGGTGGATATGATAGAAAGACGCATCCTCAAAAAACTTTACCAGTCCTACCGTGATGAAGAATTTGGAATTCTGAGGTTACTCGAACTAAAAAACATGGTAACCCGTTTAGGAAACATCGTTGACCAGGCCGAAGATGCCTCTGACCGGGT